The uncultured Bacteroides sp. DNA segment TTAGTAGTATGCTTCCTGTTATCGACGACTTTGAGCGTGCTGTGAAAATGATGGAAACAGCAACTGATATTGAAGCTGTAAAAGAAGGGATTGCCCTTATCCATAACAAATTCCTTGGCATCTTAGGACAGAGTGGAGTAAAGGTGATAGAAACAAAAGAAAAAGAACTGGATACCGATTTCCATGAAGCAATAGCTCTTATTCCGGCTCCTTCAGAAGAATTGAAAGGAAAAATACTCGACTGCGTACAAACCGGATACACACTAAACGAGAAGGTTATCCGTCATGCTAAAGTAGTTGTGGGAGAATAATAACTAAACATAAACCTAACTACTTAATCAATTAATCAACAACAAAGATTATGGCAAAAAGAGATTACTACGAAGTCCTTGAGATTAATAAAGACGCATCAGCAGACGAGATAAAAAAGGCTTATCGAAAAAAAGCGATTCAATATCACCCTGATAAAAATCCGAATGATAAGGTAGCAGAAGAAAAGTTTAAAGAGGCAGCGGAAGCTTATGATGTATTGAGCAATCCGGATAAGCGTGCTCGCTATGACCAATTTGGCCATGCAGGTATGAGTGGTGCAGCAGGAAACGGTGGTCCATATGGAGGAGGATTTGGCGAGAATATGTCAATGGATGACATCTTCTCCATGTTTGGAGACATCTTCGGAGGTCACTCTGGTGGTGGATTTGGTGGCTTCGGTGGGTTTGGCGGTGGAGGCGGCCAACAGCAAAGGCGCTATCGTGGATCAGATCTCCGTGTCAAAGTGAAATTAACTTTGAAAGAGATCTCTACCGGAGTAGAGAAAAAGTTCAAACTTAAAAAATATGTGCCCTGTTCTCACTGCCATGGCACAGGTGCCGAAGGGAATAGCGGATCAGAAACTTGCTCTACTTGTAAAGGTAGTGGTACGGTTATCCGCAACCAACAAACTATTTTAGGGACTATGCAAACCCGAGTTACCTGTCCTACATGTGGCGGTGAAGGGAAGATCATCAAAAATAAATGTAAACACTGCAATGGAGAGGGAATAGAGTACGGCGAAGAAGTTGTGAGCGTAAACATACCCGCAGGTGTTGCTGAAGGCATGCAATTATCAATGAGCGGGAAAGGTAATGCAGGAAAACATAACGGAGTGCCGGGAGATTTGTTGATTCTTGTAGAGGAAGAAACACATCCGGAACTTATACGCGACGAGAATGACTTAATCTACAATCTGTTATTGAGTTTTCCAACTGCAACTTTGGGAGGAGCTGTTGAAATCCCTACAATTGATAATAAAGTAAAGGTAAAAATAGATCCCGGAACCCAGCCGGGAAAAGTTCTCCGCTTGCGTGGCAAAGGACTTCCAAGTGTAAACGGGTATGGAACAGGCGATTTATTGGTCAATGTGAGTGTTTACGTTCCTGAAGTTTTAAGCAAGGAAGAGAAAAGCATACTAGAGAAGCTGGAAGTATCTGATAACTTTAAACCCAATAGTTCAGTCAAAGAGAAAATATTCAAAAAATTTAAAAATCTATTTGATTGATCAAAGTTCGCATAAGATAAAAGAGAGGCTAATTTTAAAACAAAGCTTATTAAACAAGAAAAACAGAAGTAAAAACTATTTTCAATATAAATTCAAAGAATAGAAAGATGCAGTCATTACCTTTATGAGATACGAAGGATTTAATAAACAATTCAATGAATCGACTTGTTTATCTCATATAAAGTGAATATATTTGTTGAACAAAAGCATTAGCCGCATTGGTTGGATTGGGAAACTCATCAAATATAATGGAATACCGAGACAAGCTTTGCTTCTTAATGGCGGGCCACATATCCTTTAGGATAACTTTTAGTCAGTGGATTACAAAGAGAGTGGGCACTCAAATCATGTCATTCGGAGTTTCATCACATCATCGATGCGGCTTTTATCAAAAAAGGACGATATCCCAATGGGTTATCGTCCTTTTCAATTAGTATCTTTTAATAATAATATAGACAGAGGAGAATAAGCTTACACTTATCCTCCTCTGTCTATATATATCTAAACATTACTATTAAAACACTCGATACAACAACCAAGCTCCTTGAAAATCTTTTCTATTAGG contains these protein-coding regions:
- a CDS encoding nucleotide exchange factor GrpE, giving the protein MNPNNKETVREEESKAETKQNSVEEELQNAANEKIAIEEVTEEASPLSTEEQLAKQLEEALTQIEDQKDKYLRLSAEFDNYRKRTIKEKAELILNGSEKSISSMLPVIDDFERAVKMMETATDIEAVKEGIALIHNKFLGILGQSGVKVIETKEKELDTDFHEAIALIPAPSEELKGKILDCVQTGYTLNEKVIRHAKVVVGE
- the dnaJ gene encoding molecular chaperone DnaJ produces the protein MMAKRDYYEVLEINKDASADEIKKAYRKKAIQYHPDKNPNDKVAEEKFKEAAEAYDVLSNPDKRARYDQFGHAGMSGAAGNGGPYGGGFGENMSMDDIFSMFGDIFGGHSGGGFGGFGGFGGGGGQQQRRYRGSDLRVKVKLTLKEISTGVEKKFKLKKYVPCSHCHGTGAEGNSGSETCSTCKGSGTVIRNQQTILGTMQTRVTCPTCGGEGKIIKNKCKHCNGEGIEYGEEVVSVNIPAGVAEGMQLSMSGKGNAGKHNGVPGDLLILVEEETHPELIRDENDLIYNLLLSFPTATLGGAVEIPTIDNKVKVKIDPGTQPGKVLRLRGKGLPSVNGYGTGDLLVNVSVYVPEVLSKEEKSILEKLEVSDNFKPNSSVKEKIFKKFKNLFD